The Coffea arabica cultivar ET-39 chromosome 1e, Coffea Arabica ET-39 HiFi, whole genome shotgun sequence genome has a window encoding:
- the LOC113734820 gene encoding DNA mismatch repair protein PMS1 isoform X1, protein MATKGGPSMMLDKDSATIRPINKGVVHRICSGQVILDLSSAVKELVENSLDAGATSIEIALKDYGEESFQVIDNGCGISPHNFKVLALKHHTSKISDFPDLQSLATFGFRGEALSSLCALGELTVETRTQNEAVATHLTFNHSGLLVTERKTARQIGTTVTVKKLFSSLPVRSKEFHRNIRKEYGKLITLLNAYALIAKGVRLVCTNTAGKNAKSVVLRTQGSGSLRDNIITVLGMNTFTCLEPVEVSISDGCTVDGFLSKPGYGSGRNLGDRQFFFVNGRPVDMPKVSKLVNELYRGANSRQFPIAIMNFTVPARSYDVNVTPDKRKIFFSDEVSILRTLREALEKIYSPDSASYLVHELDEQSKKKSTSKFHFKQENSQLQRRQSSHDDCDKAEACDKKQLLDGDTLCIADKKDLNDISIVEVKDGNLNHSAGRDFLLRVHSTKKEDTLSRCSYNKCKDPSSSTEKKPLPLSSIPPEESCDDNSRLQCRSTIFQSSLKKFVNITKRKHESISNALSEVPLLRSSLTSCQSKELRFGKHNTHPNLPVNSMIIDDSDEFSNNGPEPSECVRVNQVCHERGTAFPDDKDMENRESTQQLKLEETVLPIPTSNNLENMSEDLLDETIRLESSDPSSDSPISSLNVGSTLQFSFKELTTRRQQRLARLHILNHTSRKMKIKGSYTAATLELSQMTNDEGKSRALAAATSELERLFKKEDFERMKVIGQFNLGFIIAKLDHDLFIVDQHAADEKYNYERLSQSTVLNQQPLLQPLRLELSPEEEIVTSMHMDIIRRNGFSLEEDVHAPPGQRFKIKAVPFSKNIIFGVADVKDLLSILADSQGECSIIGSYRSDTADSVCPPRVRAMLASRACRSSVMVGDPLGRNEMQKILEHLAGLKSPWNCPHGRPTMRHLVDLTTVRGKNKCGGRSYVEVAF, encoded by the exons ATGGCAACAAAAGGTGGGCCTTCGATGATGTTGGACAAGGATTCTGCTACCATCCGCCCTATAAATAAGGGCGTTGTTCACCGAATCTGCTCTGGACAAGTGATTTTAGACCTTTCCTCCGCCGTCAAGGAGCTCGTTGAAAACAGCTTGGATGCCGGCGCCACCAGCATCGAGATCGCTCTTAAAGATTACGGAGAAGAATCCTTCCAGGTTATCGACAACGGTTGCGGCATTTCTCCTCACAACTTTAAG GTTCTTGCACTGAAGCATCATACGTCAAAGATATCAGATTTTCCGGATCTTCAGTCATTGGCAACATTTGGATTCAGAGGCGAGGCGTTGAGCTCCCTGTGTGCTCTGGGGGAGTTAACTGTTGAGACAAGGACCCAGAACGAAGCAGTTGCGACACACTTGACTTTCAACCACTCCGGGCTTCTTGTCACTGAAAGGAAAACAGCACGACAGATTGGCACCACTGTCACCGTGAAGAAGTTGTTTTCTAGTTTGCCAGTGAGGAGCAAAGAGTTTCACCGCAATATACGCAAGGAATATGGGAAGCTTATCACTTTGTTGAAT GCCTATGCTCTTATTGCTAAGGGAGTTAGACTAGTATGCACAAATACAGCTGGAAAAAATGCAAAGTCTGTGGTACTTAGAACACAAGGAAGTGGATCCCTTAGAGATAACATCATAACAGTACTTGGTATGAACACCTTTACCTGCTTGGAGCCTGTTGAAGTGAGTATATCAGATGGTTGCACAGTTGATGGTTTTCTTTCAAAGCCTGGATATGGAAGCGGACGCAATTTAGGAGATCGACAGTTCTTCTTTGTAAATGGCCGACCTGTTGATATGCCGAAAGTAAGTAAACTTGTGAATGAATTGTATAGAGGTGCAAACTCCCGACAGTTTCCAATTGCAATAATGAATTTCACAGTTCCCGCTAGATCGTATGATGTAAATGTTACTCctgacaaaagaaaaatatttttttctgatGAAGTATCCATTTTGCGCACCTTAAGAGAAGCACTGGAAAAGATTTACTCACCAGATTCTGCAAGTTATTTAGTGCATGAACTTGATGAGCAGAGCAAGAAGAAATCTACTTCCAAGTTTCATTTTAAACAAGAGAACTCACAGCTGCAGAGAAGGCAATCATCTCATGATGACTGTGATAAAGCTGAAGCATGTGACAAAAAGCAACTTCTGGATGGTGATACTCTATGTATAGCAGATAAAAAGGACTTGAATGATATTTCTATTGTGGAGGTGAAGGATGGCAATCTCAACCATTCAGCAGGACGAGACTTTCTTCTGAGAGTCCATAGCACTAAGAAGGAAGATACCTTGTCTAGATGTTCCTACAACAAATGTAAGGATCCTAGTAGTAGTACAGAAAAGAAACCTTTGCCTCTTAGTTCAATCCCACCAGAGGAATCATGTGATGATAATTCACGTTTGCAGTGCCGTTCAACTATTTTTCAGTCATCGCTGAAGAAGTTTGTAAATATAACTAAAAGAAAGCATGAGAGTATCAGCAATGCACTCTCAGAAGTCCCTCTCCTTAGAAGCAGCCTAACTTCCTGTCAATCAAAGGAACTCAGATTTGGTAAGCACAATACACACCCTAATTTGCCGGTGAACAGCATGATAATTGATGATTCAGATGAATTTAGTAATAATGGGCCTGAACCATCTGAATGTGTAAGAGTTAACCAAGTTTGCCATGAGAGAGGCACAGCATTTCCTGATGATAAAGATATGGAAAATCGAGAATCAACACAG CAACTTAAATTGGAAGAGACAGTGTTGCCTATTCCTACAAGCAACAATTTAGAAAATATGTCTGAGGACCTACTGGATGAGACCATAAGATTGGAGTCTTCTGATCCATCTTCAGATTCTCCAATTTCTAGTCTGAATGTTGGATCTACATTGCAATTTAGTTTTAAAGAACTGACAACGAGGAGGCAGCAGAGGCTTGCAAGATTGCATATCCTGAATCATACCTCTCGAAAGATGAAGATTAAAGG GTCCTACACTGCAGCAACTTTAGAGCTCTCCCAGATGACAAATGATGAAGGTAAATCAAGAGCCTTAGCTGCTGCTACAAGTGAGTTGGAAAGGCTATTCAAGAAGGAAGACTTTGAACGGATGAAG GTTATTGGGCAATTTAATCTTGGATTTATCATTGCAAAGTTAGATCATGATCTTTTCATAGTGGATCAG CATGCTGCAGATGAGAAATACAATTATGAGCGGCTGTCACAGTCAACAGTCCTAAACCAGCAACCTTTACTCCA GCCATTGAGATTGGAGTTATCCCCTGAAGAAGAAATAGTCACTTCAATGCATATGGATATAATCAG GAGAAATGGTTTCTCATTGGAAGAGGATGTGCATGCTCCTCCTGGACAGCGCTTTAAAATCAAAGCAGTTCCATTCAGTAAAAACATTATTTTTGGCGTTGCAG ATGTCAAGGATCTGCTGTCAATTCTTGCTGATAGCCAGGGGGAATGCTCTATCATTGGCAGTTATAGATCAGATACTGCTGATTCAGTTTGCCCTCCTAGAGTTCGTGCGATGCTTGCATCACGTGCTTGTAGGTCATCTGTTATGGTTGGAGATCCCCTTGGGAGAAATGAAATGCAGAAG ATACTTGAACATTTGGCGGGCTTGAAGTCTCCTTGGAATTGCCCTCATGGCCGACCTACAATGCGTCACTTGGTTGATTTAACAACCGTCCGTGGAAAGAATAAATGTGGAGGAAGAAGCTATGTAGAGGTCGCGTTCTGA
- the LOC113734820 gene encoding DNA mismatch repair protein PMS1 isoform X2 produces the protein MATKGGPSMMLDKDSATIRPINKGVVHRICSGQVILDLSSAVKELVENSLDAGATSIEIALKDYGEESFQVIDNGCGISPHNFKVLALKHHTSKISDFPDLQSLATFGFRGEALSSLCALGELTVETRTQNEAVATHLTFNHSGLLVTERKTARQIGTTVTVKKLFSSLPVRSKEFHRNIRKEYGKLITLLNAYALIAKGVRLVCTNTAGKNAKSVVLRTQGSGSLRDNIITVLGMNTFTCLEPVEVSISDGCTVDGFLSKPGYGSGRNLGDRQFFFVNGRPVDMPKVSKLVNELYRGANSRQFPIAIMNFTVPARSYDVNVTPDKRKIFFSDEVSILRTLREALEKIYSPDSASYLVHELDEQSKKKSTSKFHFKQENSQLQRRQSSHDDCDKAEACDKKQLLDGDTLCIADKKDLNDISIVEVKDGNLNHSAGRDFLLRVHSTKKEDTLSRCSYNKCKDPSSSTEKKPLPLSSIPPEESCDDNSRLQCRSTIFQSSLKKFVNITKRKHESISNALSEVPLLRSSLTSCQSKELRFGKHNTHPNLPVNSMIIDDSDEFSNNGPEPSECVRVNQVCHERGTAFPDDKDMENRESTQQLKLEETVLPIPTSNNLENMSEDLLDETIRLESSDPSSDSPISSLNVGSTLQFSFKELTTRRQQRLARLHILNHTSRKMKIKGSYTAATLELSQMTNDEGKSRALAAATSELERLFKKEDFERMKVIGQFNLGFIIAKLDHDLFIVDQHAADEKYNYERLSQSTVLNQQPLLQPLRLELSPEEEIVTSMHMDIIRRNGFSLEEDVHAPPGQRFKIKAVPFSKNIIFGVAGMMW, from the exons ATGGCAACAAAAGGTGGGCCTTCGATGATGTTGGACAAGGATTCTGCTACCATCCGCCCTATAAATAAGGGCGTTGTTCACCGAATCTGCTCTGGACAAGTGATTTTAGACCTTTCCTCCGCCGTCAAGGAGCTCGTTGAAAACAGCTTGGATGCCGGCGCCACCAGCATCGAGATCGCTCTTAAAGATTACGGAGAAGAATCCTTCCAGGTTATCGACAACGGTTGCGGCATTTCTCCTCACAACTTTAAG GTTCTTGCACTGAAGCATCATACGTCAAAGATATCAGATTTTCCGGATCTTCAGTCATTGGCAACATTTGGATTCAGAGGCGAGGCGTTGAGCTCCCTGTGTGCTCTGGGGGAGTTAACTGTTGAGACAAGGACCCAGAACGAAGCAGTTGCGACACACTTGACTTTCAACCACTCCGGGCTTCTTGTCACTGAAAGGAAAACAGCACGACAGATTGGCACCACTGTCACCGTGAAGAAGTTGTTTTCTAGTTTGCCAGTGAGGAGCAAAGAGTTTCACCGCAATATACGCAAGGAATATGGGAAGCTTATCACTTTGTTGAAT GCCTATGCTCTTATTGCTAAGGGAGTTAGACTAGTATGCACAAATACAGCTGGAAAAAATGCAAAGTCTGTGGTACTTAGAACACAAGGAAGTGGATCCCTTAGAGATAACATCATAACAGTACTTGGTATGAACACCTTTACCTGCTTGGAGCCTGTTGAAGTGAGTATATCAGATGGTTGCACAGTTGATGGTTTTCTTTCAAAGCCTGGATATGGAAGCGGACGCAATTTAGGAGATCGACAGTTCTTCTTTGTAAATGGCCGACCTGTTGATATGCCGAAAGTAAGTAAACTTGTGAATGAATTGTATAGAGGTGCAAACTCCCGACAGTTTCCAATTGCAATAATGAATTTCACAGTTCCCGCTAGATCGTATGATGTAAATGTTACTCctgacaaaagaaaaatatttttttctgatGAAGTATCCATTTTGCGCACCTTAAGAGAAGCACTGGAAAAGATTTACTCACCAGATTCTGCAAGTTATTTAGTGCATGAACTTGATGAGCAGAGCAAGAAGAAATCTACTTCCAAGTTTCATTTTAAACAAGAGAACTCACAGCTGCAGAGAAGGCAATCATCTCATGATGACTGTGATAAAGCTGAAGCATGTGACAAAAAGCAACTTCTGGATGGTGATACTCTATGTATAGCAGATAAAAAGGACTTGAATGATATTTCTATTGTGGAGGTGAAGGATGGCAATCTCAACCATTCAGCAGGACGAGACTTTCTTCTGAGAGTCCATAGCACTAAGAAGGAAGATACCTTGTCTAGATGTTCCTACAACAAATGTAAGGATCCTAGTAGTAGTACAGAAAAGAAACCTTTGCCTCTTAGTTCAATCCCACCAGAGGAATCATGTGATGATAATTCACGTTTGCAGTGCCGTTCAACTATTTTTCAGTCATCGCTGAAGAAGTTTGTAAATATAACTAAAAGAAAGCATGAGAGTATCAGCAATGCACTCTCAGAAGTCCCTCTCCTTAGAAGCAGCCTAACTTCCTGTCAATCAAAGGAACTCAGATTTGGTAAGCACAATACACACCCTAATTTGCCGGTGAACAGCATGATAATTGATGATTCAGATGAATTTAGTAATAATGGGCCTGAACCATCTGAATGTGTAAGAGTTAACCAAGTTTGCCATGAGAGAGGCACAGCATTTCCTGATGATAAAGATATGGAAAATCGAGAATCAACACAG CAACTTAAATTGGAAGAGACAGTGTTGCCTATTCCTACAAGCAACAATTTAGAAAATATGTCTGAGGACCTACTGGATGAGACCATAAGATTGGAGTCTTCTGATCCATCTTCAGATTCTCCAATTTCTAGTCTGAATGTTGGATCTACATTGCAATTTAGTTTTAAAGAACTGACAACGAGGAGGCAGCAGAGGCTTGCAAGATTGCATATCCTGAATCATACCTCTCGAAAGATGAAGATTAAAGG GTCCTACACTGCAGCAACTTTAGAGCTCTCCCAGATGACAAATGATGAAGGTAAATCAAGAGCCTTAGCTGCTGCTACAAGTGAGTTGGAAAGGCTATTCAAGAAGGAAGACTTTGAACGGATGAAG GTTATTGGGCAATTTAATCTTGGATTTATCATTGCAAAGTTAGATCATGATCTTTTCATAGTGGATCAG CATGCTGCAGATGAGAAATACAATTATGAGCGGCTGTCACAGTCAACAGTCCTAAACCAGCAACCTTTACTCCA GCCATTGAGATTGGAGTTATCCCCTGAAGAAGAAATAGTCACTTCAATGCATATGGATATAATCAG GAGAAATGGTTTCTCATTGGAAGAGGATGTGCATGCTCCTCCTGGACAGCGCTTTAAAATCAAAGCAGTTCCATTCAGTAAAAACATTATTTTTGGCGTTGCAG GCATGATGTGGTAG
- the LOC113734820 gene encoding DNA mismatch repair protein PMS1 isoform X3, producing MATKGGPSMMLDKDSATIRPINKGVVHRICSGQVILDLSSAVKELVENSLDAGATSIEIALKDYGEESFQVIDNGCGISPHNFKVLALKHHTSKISDFPDLQSLATFGFRGEALSSLCALGELTVETRTQNEAVATHLTFNHSGLLVTERKTARQIGTTVTVKKLFSSLPVRSKEFHRNIRKEYGKLITLLNAYALIAKGVRLVCTNTAGKNAKSVVLRTQGSGSLRDNIITVLGMNTFTCLEPVEVSISDGCTVDGFLSKPGYGSGRNLGDRQFFFVNGRPVDMPKVSKLVNELYRGANSRQFPIAIMNFTVPARSYDVNVTPDKRKIFFSDEVSILRTLREALEKIYSPDSASYLVHELDEQSKKKSTSKFHFKQENSQLQRRQSSHDDCDKAEACDKKQLLDGDTLCIADKKDLNDISIVEVKDGNLNHSAGRDFLLRVHSTKKEDTLSRCSYNKCKDPSSSTEKKPLPLSSIPPEESCDDNSRLQCRSTIFQSSLKKFVNITKRKHESISNALSEVPLLRSSLTSCQSKELRFGKHNTHPNLPVNSMIIDDSDEFSNNGPEPSECVRVNQVCHERGTAFPDDKDMENRESTQQLKLEETVLPIPTSNNLENMSEDLLDETIRLESSDPSSDSPISSLNVGSTLQFSFKELTTRRQQRLARLHILNHTSRKMKIKGSYTAATLELSQMTNDEGKSRALAAATSELERLFKKEDFERMKVIGQFNLGFIIAKLDHDLFIVDQAIEIGVIP from the exons ATGGCAACAAAAGGTGGGCCTTCGATGATGTTGGACAAGGATTCTGCTACCATCCGCCCTATAAATAAGGGCGTTGTTCACCGAATCTGCTCTGGACAAGTGATTTTAGACCTTTCCTCCGCCGTCAAGGAGCTCGTTGAAAACAGCTTGGATGCCGGCGCCACCAGCATCGAGATCGCTCTTAAAGATTACGGAGAAGAATCCTTCCAGGTTATCGACAACGGTTGCGGCATTTCTCCTCACAACTTTAAG GTTCTTGCACTGAAGCATCATACGTCAAAGATATCAGATTTTCCGGATCTTCAGTCATTGGCAACATTTGGATTCAGAGGCGAGGCGTTGAGCTCCCTGTGTGCTCTGGGGGAGTTAACTGTTGAGACAAGGACCCAGAACGAAGCAGTTGCGACACACTTGACTTTCAACCACTCCGGGCTTCTTGTCACTGAAAGGAAAACAGCACGACAGATTGGCACCACTGTCACCGTGAAGAAGTTGTTTTCTAGTTTGCCAGTGAGGAGCAAAGAGTTTCACCGCAATATACGCAAGGAATATGGGAAGCTTATCACTTTGTTGAAT GCCTATGCTCTTATTGCTAAGGGAGTTAGACTAGTATGCACAAATACAGCTGGAAAAAATGCAAAGTCTGTGGTACTTAGAACACAAGGAAGTGGATCCCTTAGAGATAACATCATAACAGTACTTGGTATGAACACCTTTACCTGCTTGGAGCCTGTTGAAGTGAGTATATCAGATGGTTGCACAGTTGATGGTTTTCTTTCAAAGCCTGGATATGGAAGCGGACGCAATTTAGGAGATCGACAGTTCTTCTTTGTAAATGGCCGACCTGTTGATATGCCGAAAGTAAGTAAACTTGTGAATGAATTGTATAGAGGTGCAAACTCCCGACAGTTTCCAATTGCAATAATGAATTTCACAGTTCCCGCTAGATCGTATGATGTAAATGTTACTCctgacaaaagaaaaatatttttttctgatGAAGTATCCATTTTGCGCACCTTAAGAGAAGCACTGGAAAAGATTTACTCACCAGATTCTGCAAGTTATTTAGTGCATGAACTTGATGAGCAGAGCAAGAAGAAATCTACTTCCAAGTTTCATTTTAAACAAGAGAACTCACAGCTGCAGAGAAGGCAATCATCTCATGATGACTGTGATAAAGCTGAAGCATGTGACAAAAAGCAACTTCTGGATGGTGATACTCTATGTATAGCAGATAAAAAGGACTTGAATGATATTTCTATTGTGGAGGTGAAGGATGGCAATCTCAACCATTCAGCAGGACGAGACTTTCTTCTGAGAGTCCATAGCACTAAGAAGGAAGATACCTTGTCTAGATGTTCCTACAACAAATGTAAGGATCCTAGTAGTAGTACAGAAAAGAAACCTTTGCCTCTTAGTTCAATCCCACCAGAGGAATCATGTGATGATAATTCACGTTTGCAGTGCCGTTCAACTATTTTTCAGTCATCGCTGAAGAAGTTTGTAAATATAACTAAAAGAAAGCATGAGAGTATCAGCAATGCACTCTCAGAAGTCCCTCTCCTTAGAAGCAGCCTAACTTCCTGTCAATCAAAGGAACTCAGATTTGGTAAGCACAATACACACCCTAATTTGCCGGTGAACAGCATGATAATTGATGATTCAGATGAATTTAGTAATAATGGGCCTGAACCATCTGAATGTGTAAGAGTTAACCAAGTTTGCCATGAGAGAGGCACAGCATTTCCTGATGATAAAGATATGGAAAATCGAGAATCAACACAG CAACTTAAATTGGAAGAGACAGTGTTGCCTATTCCTACAAGCAACAATTTAGAAAATATGTCTGAGGACCTACTGGATGAGACCATAAGATTGGAGTCTTCTGATCCATCTTCAGATTCTCCAATTTCTAGTCTGAATGTTGGATCTACATTGCAATTTAGTTTTAAAGAACTGACAACGAGGAGGCAGCAGAGGCTTGCAAGATTGCATATCCTGAATCATACCTCTCGAAAGATGAAGATTAAAGG GTCCTACACTGCAGCAACTTTAGAGCTCTCCCAGATGACAAATGATGAAGGTAAATCAAGAGCCTTAGCTGCTGCTACAAGTGAGTTGGAAAGGCTATTCAAGAAGGAAGACTTTGAACGGATGAAG GTTATTGGGCAATTTAATCTTGGATTTATCATTGCAAAGTTAGATCATGATCTTTTCATAGTGGATCAG GCCATTGAGATTGGAGTTATCCCCTGA
- the LOC140021679 gene encoding thiamine pyrophosphokinase 2-like — MRNCLRKGQRLPIIKFSFSTKRIILLNDDCLIQLLPRSHHHEIHIKPSILGPHCGLVPMGMPSTNTTTTGLQWDLNNTEMEFGGLISTSNIGKGQIVTVHSDTDLIWTISIRKT; from the exons ATGAGAAACTGCCTACGGAAGGGTCAAAGGCTTCCTATCATAAAGTTTTCCTTCTCAACCAAACGAATAATTCTTTTGAATGATGACTGCCTTATCCAACTTCTTCCCAGAAGTCATCATCACGAGATCCACATCAAGCCCTCTATTCTGGGCCCACATTGTGGACTAGTGCCTATGGGTATGCCATCAACAAACACAACAACAACAGGCCTTCAGTGGGATCTAA ACAATACGGAGATGGAGTTTGGTGGCTTGATCAGTACATCAAATATTGGAAAAGGACAGATTGTGACTGTGCATTCTGATACCGATCTCATTTGGACAATATCCATCAGAAAGACATAA